A single genomic interval of Bacillus sp. es.036 harbors:
- a CDS encoding glycosyltransferase family A protein translates to MSDLITVILTSYNKPDLVEKSIQSVINQTISNWELWLMDDHSNKETQNIIKTYLNDKRINFFNSNIKNEDRYKKTRYATLINKAISLSKGKYITYLTDDTTYRSNRLKVMAEYLNQNPSHHIVYGGQLLQYVDESFNIFYESESKAKEILSNASNKVDHCSVMHTREIAEKVYSTYESYWNDDPIFWHNADAEFWNRLTDFAPFYPVDGSFEVALKTPSSFQVLNKDVPDPLPNGVLVRGLSQDIYLIDNQKKRLINAKWFNYFKYQPSKIVQIPDPLLYKYETGKSVNMSDLPYQILMKEDGVEQYFLYQNNQKRKIPNREVLQFFSLNQMLAVELSPTFISSISSGSPLSSKINQLQFLPDGRLFSYKDELYLSQNNHLHNIDVNVALKLKFNIREAIKLNAEEFGSYQLGNSFIWTFKTY, encoded by the coding sequence TTGTCAGATCTAATTACGGTAATTCTTACGAGCTATAATAAACCGGATTTAGTAGAAAAAAGCATTCAAAGCGTGATTAATCAAACCATATCAAATTGGGAATTATGGCTTATGGATGATCATTCAAATAAAGAAACTCAAAACATTATTAAAACATATTTAAACGATAAGCGAATCAATTTCTTTAACAGTAACATTAAGAATGAAGATCGTTACAAGAAAACAAGATACGCTACATTAATTAATAAAGCAATTTCTCTTTCTAAAGGAAAGTACATTACGTACCTTACTGATGATACCACCTATCGATCGAATCGTTTAAAGGTAATGGCAGAATATCTTAATCAAAATCCTTCGCATCATATCGTTTATGGTGGTCAATTACTACAATATGTTGATGAAAGTTTTAATATCTTTTATGAAAGTGAGAGCAAGGCAAAAGAAATCTTATCGAATGCAAGTAATAAGGTCGATCATTGTTCTGTCATGCACACGCGCGAAATTGCTGAAAAAGTGTATTCAACGTACGAGAGTTATTGGAATGATGACCCTATATTTTGGCATAATGCCGATGCTGAGTTCTGGAACCGTTTAACAGACTTCGCCCCCTTTTATCCAGTAGACGGCAGTTTTGAAGTGGCCCTAAAGACCCCGTCTTCTTTTCAGGTACTAAACAAAGATGTCCCAGACCCTTTACCTAATGGTGTTCTTGTTAGAGGGTTATCGCAGGATATTTATTTAATAGATAACCAGAAAAAAAGGTTAATAAATGCAAAATGGTTTAACTACTTTAAATACCAACCATCTAAAATTGTTCAAATACCTGATCCACTTTTATATAAATATGAAACTGGAAAGTCCGTCAATATGAGTGACTTACCATACCAAATTCTAATGAAGGAGGACGGGGTTGAACAATACTTTTTGTATCAAAACAATCAAAAGAGAAAGATTCCAAATAGAGAAGTTCTTCAATTTTTTTCGCTTAATCAAATGTTAGCAGTAGAACTTTCTCCTACTTTTATTTCATCCATATCTTCTGGCAGTCCTCTTTCTTCAAAGATCAATCAACTTCAATTCCTACCGGATGGAAGGCTGTTCTCTTATAAAGATGAATTGTACTTGAGTCAAAATAACCATTTGCATAATATTGATGTTAACGTGGCTTTAAAATTAAAGTTTAATATCAGAGAAGCCATTAAGTTAAATGCTGAAGAATTCGGAAGTTATCAATTAGGGAATTCATTCATTTGGACGTTTAAAACATATTAA
- a CDS encoding CgeB family protein, producing the protein MKVFYISSGFQGIYEYIDSKIINSIHASKHECCSASLFKGLNHLKEMILEFKPALILTTVGYTFPPQLRDWIDEQRVPIAIWLTEDPYYIDLTVPIIHKYDYIFTIDMAAYERYLKMDHKQVYYLPLGTDCGIHKKRAQNMNYASDICLIGSPYPNRIQLVKYLLNNSNYKMTVVGPEWADILWNYIHRDSLTIIPWVKPELASHYFSNAKINLNIHRPFNLEVNSNSSGVIPKSVNNRTFDIAACQSFQLITPVLDLPIHLKNKKEVVFFEGDKELLETVTFYLKNDDLRKTIAKNAEKKVSEHYTISHSLDYIFTTVEKKKG; encoded by the coding sequence GTGAAGGTATTCTATATTTCTTCAGGCTTTCAGGGTATATACGAGTACATTGACTCTAAAATCATTAATTCGATTCACGCTAGTAAACATGAATGCTGCTCTGCTTCTTTATTTAAAGGATTAAATCATTTAAAAGAAATGATATTGGAATTCAAGCCAGCCCTTATCCTCACAACAGTTGGATATACCTTTCCTCCTCAGTTAAGAGATTGGATAGACGAGCAACGTGTGCCTATTGCCATTTGGTTAACGGAAGATCCCTACTATATCGATTTAACTGTACCCATCATTCATAAATATGACTACATCTTCACGATAGACATGGCAGCCTATGAAAGGTATCTTAAGATGGATCATAAACAGGTCTACTATTTGCCACTTGGCACAGACTGTGGTATCCATAAAAAAAGAGCGCAAAATATGAATTATGCCAGTGATATTTGCTTAATTGGTAGTCCTTATCCAAATAGGATTCAATTGGTCAAATATTTATTAAATAACTCCAATTATAAAATGACAGTCGTTGGCCCTGAATGGGCAGATATTCTATGGAACTATATTCATCGAGATTCGCTTACTATTATCCCTTGGGTAAAGCCCGAACTTGCCTCTCATTACTTTTCTAATGCGAAAATCAATTTAAATATACACCGTCCGTTTAATCTTGAAGTCAACTCTAATTCAAGTGGTGTCATTCCTAAGAGTGTAAACAACCGAACTTTTGATATTGCTGCATGTCAATCATTTCAATTAATCACACCCGTTCTAGATTTGCCTATTCATCTAAAAAATAAGAAAGAAGTTGTATTTTTTGAAGGCGACAAAGAATTATTAGAAACAGTAACCTTTTACTTAAAAAATGATGATTTGAGAAAAACGATCGCTAAGAATGCTGAGAAAAAAGTATCAGAGCATTATACGATCTCTCATTCCTTGGACTACATTTTCACCACTGTCGAAAAGAAAAAGGGTTAA